CGGCGGCAGATTGCCGCTGATCTCGTAAAACTGCTGCTGAATTTCGGGACGGGACAGGAATTCCACCAGCCGGAATGCCGCATCTTTATGTTCTGAATGTTTAAACACCACCAGACTGGAACCGCCTGCTGTCGAGGCACCCGGACCCGAAGGCCCCGGCAAGATGGCCGTCATCCAATCATCCTGCAGATCGGCAGGCAACCGGCGGCGAAATTCGCCAATATTCCACGGCCCGGTCAGATAAAAGGTAAAGTGCCCGCGTGCAAACTCATCCCACACATTGGCAATGTCGGTTTCACTGGAAGGCGGTGCCAGACCCTTGCGGAAAAAGTCGAGATAAAAATCAAGGGCAGCCACCAGCTCAGGGCTGGAAAAATTGCCATACCGATTCCCGTCCCGCAGCAACGGCACCCCTTGCTGAAGAGCAAGGGACACTTGCATCTCATATTCATTCAGTGGCACATAAAAGGCAAAATTGTCTTTTCCAACATGGTGCTTCACGGCCGTGGCGGCCTGCATCCACTCAGCCCAGTCACGTGGAGGGCGAACAATCCCGGCAGCTCTGAGAATATCCTGGCGGTAAAAGAGGAGCCTCGTATCCACATACCAGGGCACCCCATATAAGGTATCGCCAACGACGTTCGTCGCCCAGATCCCCGGAAAATAATCCTCTTCCTTAATCACGGAAGAAGCCTCTGCCAGCTCGTTCAGCCCGGCAACGGCATCCAGCGCCGCAAACTCCGCGATCCAGGTATTGCCCATCTGGGCGACATCAGGCAGGGCATCTCCCGCAAAGGCCGTCAACAGTTTTTCATGAGCCGAGGTCCAGGGAATCTGCTGGACAATGACACGAATCCCCGGATTCTCGCGTTCAAACTTTTTAAGCACCTCAGGAACAATCTCCCCTTCACGACCCATCGCCCAGAACTTAATTTCCAGAATATCATCCTGACCGCTCCCGCTTGTGCATCCGGCAAACAATGCAGCCAACAGAACGAAGACAACCACAAACATCCCCGCTGTTTTTTCTCTCCATATTTTTTCCCAAACTATTGCCATACTGTACAATCTGCTTTCTGAATGAGCGATAGGCTTCGGCATCAGCCGTAAAACCAGCGATTGGCGGGATATGACGTAGCCTTACACATGGCACAGTATTGTCAAGATGATGGGGGTTTACCTAACGGGGGAAATCAATACCAAAACGCCCGGCTACTGGGGGCAAGCAACCATGATGGCTGGTGAACGACAAATTGCAGTGTGCTGATGCAACTCATCGTATTCCCAATTCCTCAGCGACCTGCACAGTTGAGCATACCATTTTGGGCTCTCGTCTGGAATATGAACGAAAGTTCCAAAGAGCGGACCCTTCCCGCTACCACTTTCTATCGGGGAGTAACTTTAGGCCACAACTGGCTGTTAGACAAGGGAGCTTACAGAAACTATGCGCTAGTAAGGTGGGCCCCATACAGCCAACCACTAAAAAACAATGGGCCTAGTACAGGGCAGCCCATTTCCAAAACAAACCATTTCTTAGTTTAATCTACGGGCAAGATCACGAAACCTATCTTCCAAAATTTCCCGATCTTCATTCCCTTGCGGAAATTCGAGGGTGAGATTTACAAAACAAGTTACCCTCTGGGTTGTATTTTTTAGGCATATATCCTTGTTTGCGATTTCAATAATTTTTTCTGGAATTAAGGTAAATTTAATTTTCTGTTGTTTTGAGTAGTGGTCCCGAAACAACCGCGCACAGCACTCATTGATTGCTAACCAAGCCTCGTATGCTTTACTTTGCTCGCCGATTCTGTGACATTTCCAAAGAA
The Nitrospiraceae bacterium DNA segment above includes these coding regions:
- a CDS encoding sugar ABC transporter substrate-binding protein, with protein sequence MFVVVFVLLAALFAGCTSGSGQDDILEIKFWAMGREGEIVPEVLKKFERENPGIRVIVQQIPWTSAHEKLLTAFAGDALPDVAQMGNTWIAEFAALDAVAGLNELAEASSVIKEEDYFPGIWATNVVGDTLYGVPWYVDTRLLFYRQDILRAAGIVRPPRDWAEWMQAATAVKHHVGKDNFAFYVPLNEYEMQVSLALQQGVPLLRDGNRYGNFSSPELVAALDFYLDFFRKGLAPPSSETDIANVWDEFARGHFTFYLTGPWNIGEFRRRLPADLQDDWMTAILPGPSGPGASTAGGSSLVVFKHSEHKDAAFRLVEFLSRPEIQQQFYEISGNLPPRRSSWRGERLESDPYLVAFREQLERALPAPKIPEWERIVQELRVVTERAVHEKWTAAEAARELDSRIDRILEKRRWMLARDGGEGA